The Eulemur rufifrons isolate Redbay chromosome 3, OSU_ERuf_1, whole genome shotgun sequence DNA segment ggggcaaaggcaatatatgtaacctaaacatttgtaccccgtaatatgctgaaataaaaaaaaaagactgagtatgtaccttcacaataaagataaaacaagaagtgtcaaagtgaaatgtcagagatatcaactgtcaaacttagtacttaaggaaatcagacacttcatacttaataacctagtaACATGGCCAAAAAGGCAAAAGAGGCAGCAACAATGAAAGCAACCAAGAGAGAAAGCAGCTGGCACTGCAGGGCCCCATGCCAGGCCCCAGAAACACAGGGACGCTGGCAGTGATTACTCCAGTAAATAAACAGAACTGATGGCTACTCCCGGGCCCTGGGCCCTGACAGCAAAAGGGACCAGAGGGAGATAGGATTCTTGTAATTACACTGGTGCAGGCTCAGCCATCATGGGGTTACCCACAGCAAGAATCGGATCTGTCCCCAGGCTGCAGAAGCACCTGTTACAGCAGACATCGTTTGGCAAGCCAAACAAAATGTGGATTCATCCAAGCCACCTGTAAAGGAATTTAATGTCTAACAACCTATGCACGGCTCCTAATTGTCATAATTAATTTGGCACCTATTCACTGGTAGGTGCTAAACAAGTACCATATGGCGAAAGCCCATTTCCTGCTAGCATGGTTTTTATCCCCCCATAATTAAAGCTGTGAGAAATTGTGTTATTTGAAATACACAAGCACTATATTTTCCTCACAAAACTGTTTTTAGTATCTCTTCTTTTGGCCCTCTCTGTCCACTATTGTTATGAACACCCTGCTTTCTTCGGCTTATCCAGTTGCTGCTTCCCTGATGCAGAATTTaggttataattattttctcattttcccctcCAGCTGGCAGTAGTTTGGTCCCTTCCATCTCATACATCTCTAAAATGTCACACTGTTGCTCCAGCTTATTTAAAAAGCCTAGAAAGGGGGAAATGTAACCATTGCTGGCGCATCCTCACATCTCTCAGAAAAGTTTCTCACTGATTCCTCATGAGCCCCAGCTGACAGGATGACAGGCCAGCAGCTAACGACCAGCAGCTGAGCACCATggcaaagaaaaatatgcaaactatCATGTGGTTTCTGCCACTTAAAAAAGTGAAGGATATCATACTAgagtgaaaacaaagcaaaaaaaattaataaatacagcaTCCCATGTATCAACCTTCCATTGTGCCATTTCCATATGGCACAGCTAATATCACAGGCCAACTCTGCTGGTTAGGACTTCTGTAAATAAGATCCTTTTGAAACAAACAGTTTCTTATTCTGTTTCTGTATCTGTCACCCCTAACTGATACAGTGATCCAAAGCTTATCACTGAAAGATAGGGGGGAAGGGTGACAAAAACTTTGCAATAAAATAATGGacattttttaatctgaaaatgtgaaaaacaatgcatccattttcagttctcttttcagttttctttcttttgatccCCAGATATAGTACCTTACCACTATAATCAAATAAGTTACGTGAATATTAACCAGTGTCAGTAATCTGTATTCTGTAAGGAATTGAGCTTATACAGAACTCACCTCGAATATTTTCTAAACACAAAATCACAACAATTGACAAATATTAACCTTTAAAATGTACTTGAGAATGATTGTCCCAACATTTAAATAGAAGCTTTTTCAAAACACAGATCACAAGGAACTCTGCTAACTCTTTGCTCAAAAgttctagaaaattttttaaacagaaataaataggaAATCTATTTTACACTTAACCTTAAGATATTAGTCATATGTTTATAGGCCAAGAGCTCATAAGCAGAATATCTCAAGGAACCCAGGGATTAGACATCGGGATGCCGCCTGCTGCTCGTCTGACAGTGTCCTGTATGTTAAACATGGTAACACCTCAGTTTTACAGAGGGAAGAAATTAAATGCCAATGGGCTATATTAATTTACTtactgtgggggaaaaaaagttaattacAAAGTAAACTTGGTCCAGGTAATTCTCAGATCCTCACACACATAAAAcaacttacatttattttaaaaagagaaagaccaCATCCCTTGTTTCTCCTTTGTCTTCAAGAactaatgtttattgtttattaaatattaaaattacatatattggtataaattaatatttacttttacagACAATAACCATGATTAATATACTTAGATCtacaactatttttttattaactttttattttctgtgttaaaaAGACAGCATTTTTAGGGTACAGTTATACATCTAATTCAACAATAAGAACCATTCTAATTCCTAAAAACTGAACAATTGTATTAGTTAGGAACTTTTTGGATACAAATCATGAAACTCTAACTTGAATTAATTTAGGCACAAGGAGATTTTATGAGAAGGACACCAGACTATTTCATGAATATAAACAACAGCAAGGACTGAGGTTTTATACAGCTTGTCCCCCAGGGACAAGGAACAGcagctccctcccttctcttttgTGCATTCAGTGGTTTAGTTTCCATCTGCTTTACTAAGAGCTTGGGCTTTCTCACATGGTGGACACCAGCAGCTTCCAAGCCACTTGTTCCACAGCTTCTACCAGCAGGAAATAGTCATCTAATCCCTTAGGGCCAGTTCAAAAAGTCCTGAGGACAAATCGACCTGCTGCCTTGACCTGCATGACTACATTTGGGAAGGTGGGGCACCCTTAATGGCAGACCACCTAAAGGGCATGGTTAGAATCCAAGCAGAAGTAAGTCTCCCAAAAAGGAGGGGTGCGGAGATACTGAACAGGCTACTGGACAGACAAACCAAGGATAAATAatcaagtaaaacaaaaataagcacaGATTCTGCAAGTTCAAGCGGCGCCAGTAAGATAAGGTGACTCAAGATGGAATACTGGAAGGTGGCATTAAGGCACcctttgatacttttttttttttacttttatgttccagtcaaagcaatgaataaataactttaaaacttGATAACACACCATTTTCTCGCTCCCCTCTCTCAGGTGTTTTTCATTACGTCCCCTTGGCAACTCTAAGATTTTAGTCTACAAATTGCCCCTCAGAGCTTATGTAAAGCGTCCATAATGTTATTGTCAGGATTGTTTCAGAGTTGTCTGTTATTTTTAGAATTCAGGTCTTCAAGTATGCATTTCCTTATTCTGGATTCGTGGCATTATCTTTCGGGCTTTGAGATTCTGATGCGATTTCCAGTTCATACTCCCTTTTCAATTGCTGCACTTTCATGTTTAGGTCCAGTAAAGTTCTAGCCAGCTGGTGGTTTTGGAAATGCATTTCCAGCTAAAacgtataaaaaagaaaaaaaggaattttgttAGCCTGAGATACAGATCAAATGAAACCACTCTCTGCACAGAAGAAATAAGGAGTTTgtaggaaaggaaaataagatatCAAGAAAGATGTATTTCTCATCTTATTCTGCAGTTCTGACCGTTTGGCCTGGCTATAAAACTGACTTTCTACGTGACAAGGTAAAATCCAGATATACAAATAGCTTTTGAAATGGccttgaaatgaaaacaaaactagcTGATGCACAAAGTTGTCCGTATGAAAAATAGTTACGCACTGAAGGCTGTTTTCAAGCAATGGCATGTGACCCACGACGAAATCATTTATCTTTATGAGTTTTCTGAGCCACAGGATAACTGCCTACAGCCACCTGAGTATTCAAGATCTCTGCCCATTTACTTGATTACTTGTCATTTCAAGTTTTCAGGATGTTAAATGGTCTCCCTGCCAAGCAAAAACATTTAACGGCACCTTAGAGGCACATGTACAGTCATGTATACTTATATAATCTAACACTTTTCACTCTGGAGTGAAATCTGTTGTATAGCAAGGCTGATTTATACCCTCCTTCAATGGGAGGGTATGAAAGTTTATGAAAGCCctcatgtgtttaaaaaaaaaaaaaatagacctctAGGGCATGTTACCTAGTGGCAGGCCAACAAAGCTTACTCCAATATAATCTTTGTATTATAGCTGATTATTAAAACTGATCAACTACTTGTAAATTTCTTTAATTAGGATCTTGTTGAATGCAGTTCATGAGGAATTTGCattctctgcttaaaacctttcatCAACTTGTCAATAGAAACCACCCCAGGATGAACCAGGGAAGTATGTTggtaaaaaacaaatattggtGGTCACCtcctaatctgaaaaataaatcttttggaTAAAATTATCCTTCAGTTTTCATctgagacattttttttttcttcattcttcagcACCTGGAACCATTTCTCTGACATCAAGAAttagcaaagaataaaataaatgaacatacaGCAAACAAACAGTAACAGCACCcacacaaccaccaccacaaaaagCCCATACACTTTGCCTACAGGAAGCTTCAGTTGCCTAGTGTGGCCCAGATGCTCTATAATCCAGCCCTACTTTTCCAGTCTCACCTCCTGGCCCTCTTCCGCATGTCAGTTCCCACTGCAGCTGGCCAGAAACCTTGCCAGTCCTGGAATAAGTGCTGAGCCACATTTCTTTCTGATCCCTCTGTTTAAGGTGCCCTTTGTCACCTCTCTTTCTGCTGAACCCAGTCAAATGCCAACTAATCTGAGAAGCTTCCTTGATTGCATGGACAGACATAATTATCTCTTATCAATGTTTCCATGGCATTCTGTACATATGCCTCTCACAACACTCAGACTAGACTAGACTGATGATTTTTGAGGGCAGAGTGTGTATCTTATTCATAATCCCATCCCCAACTATGAGTGCACTGCCTGGGCACACAACCTGGTACGGGCCATGTGTTTTTGTTAAAAgactgagtgaataaatgaatgaactgatGAACATCCATCCTGCATTTTTAGGCCAAGAATCAGAGAGCAAAAGTATTGATAATGGTTTACCATCTAAGTAAGTATgtgtaatttacatttatttaggaAATTCAAATACGAATATGgttctttaacttttctttcatCATGGATCCCTCTGAGAATATGATGAAAGCTATGAACCTCTGAGGAAAATCTACACTTTACGCACATagaaaatttttcatgaaattttagaTATATAGAAACCATGAAACCCATTCACAGACCCTAGAAACCAATGCATCTTACTAAGAAGATCAagtcaaataacagaaaatagtaTAAGTAACAACAGAACTCTAAATTAATTGAACTTGTTCATCATCATTCCTTACACAAATAACATCCTAATACATGACATACGCACTTATGTGTATGGATGTATGCCAATTCCTATAAAAGTCTGGTTAATATCCCATAATCAAAAACTACTTCTTGTAGTGGTGATGATATTAGGCTGAAGTATCCACAttcttctgcctcttcctcaTGACCAGTCACACATATTGGTGACAAGATTTGTCAAGATGTTTAAGATGTTGACCATGGTCTGTAACCCAAAAGACAGCATCTGTGTATGTATAAATTCTCTGGTTCCTTTCCAGAAAAACTCTTGATTTTTGACAtgtatatatttgttcttttctggtACAGCCTCCAGGATCTATTTTACAATCATTATCATAATAACAAGAGCCATTAAATAGTGTCTGTGATCTAAGTACTTCATATAATATTATCTCATATAAGCTTTACAGCAAGGCTATGCTATtgtaatctccattttacagatgagtaaactcaAACTGGCTAATAAACATTCCCAAAGTTGTAGGACCAGCAAGTGTTAGCAGAGCCTGTAAATGGTAATGCTACGATTTGAACCCTCATCTGTTTAGAATTTTATTCCCTACCTTCTGCCACCCTCAATAAATTACTTGTCAAAAATTCCTATTTGGTGGAGCAACTTGTTAAGGTTGAAAAGTGTCTCAGCGTTTATTCAGTATAATCTCTTCACCTAATTTAAATGGGAGTCAAGTGAGGCTCAGGAAGAAGTACTGACGTATCCCAGGTCAGCAGCACGGAGAGCCAGGTCTCAGCCTTCCGGTTTGGCATCGTGGCCCATAGCACAGGCCTCCAGGTGTCTATGCAGGTGAGTGCACTACCCTGCTGCTTAGACTCACTGCTTAGAGTCAGGATGAAAACCAGGTGTTTCTTCAATGTGGTTGCATCATTAATGCATCCCTTGTCAGATTCAGATTGTTAACACCGGTAAAATTAGATTTACTACCATATTGTCCTTCCTAAACTCAGAAAGTAAGGTTCTTAGACAATTTACTAACAGTTGGATCAGTTCTAAAGTTGTggttaattttattaatgttcAGTGCAAAAGAGGAGATTTTTCCAAGTGTCCACTGCACACATTCATAGGCAGCACCATTTTAGAGTCTTAGTTGCTCctattcattttgtcttttttatgtctaatttggaatttttttaattaaaaaaacagtcaTCTGCAATATTTACCCACAATTCCTCCTATTTAACGTCCGGACCTAACCTGTCAATGTTCAAACGCTACAATTTAACAAAACCCCTTATTATTTCCAGTTGTCTGAATTCTTACCAAGGGAAAAGATAAGAGGAAAACCTGCGGGATATAAGGAAAGGGTTGCTGATGGACTCGCTACATCAGTTCCTAAAGGGagtttatttcattgaaattttctcCTCCATGCTCCATACATACTCATAGCAAAAGTTCCCTATAGGGAACTTTCTATCAGGTAGCAAACTATAGGAACAGGTTGGGAAAGGGACGACTTGGGTGTATCACTGGTAAACTAAGCCCTGATgggtccccttccctccctgactTTGCTGGGTAGGTGCGGGCGTCAATACAGTGTCCGGACACGAGCTGCCTCCCGCACCGTCCCACCCTCTCCGCAAAGATCAGTGGCCAGTGGCCAGCTCTCCCTCCCTGGGAACAGCTCCCGTTGGCCTCCCCAAGTCAGTCTTCGGGTGGGTTACGCGACCAGAGGCTGTGGAGCCCAAGGAGAGGACCAACGGGGGAGGAGGACCCCACAGCCGGCCGCCCAGCCCGCGCTCTCACCAGCTCCGCGCGCAGACGGGCCAGGGCAGCCTCGACGCGCGCCCGGCTCTGCTCctcccgcgccgccgccgcctcctcccgcgCACGCCTCGAGCCCCAGTGCTGCAGCGCCGGCTGGAAGGCGCGCGCCAGCCGCCGTCTGATGTCCTCCAGCCGCGGGCCCGCGGCGGGGGCCTTCTCCTGGACATCGGTGCTCTTGGCGTCCCCGGGGAAGCTGCGCGCGGGAGGCGGGGGTGGAAGCCAAAGCCCTGCTCTGCCTGGGACTCCAGGGCGCCCCCAGGAAATTGTCTCTCTGCAGCGGTCGGAGTCTCCGGGGCCCATCGCGGAGACCCCTGGTCCCTCCTCCAGCGCTCCTGCTAAAGATTTGTTTCCAAGTTTGAGAATTAGGCGGGTCAAGGCGGGGGCGGGGGTAATTAACCAAGCCCGCAGGACGTCTGCCTAGTGGGATGCAGGCACTGCTCAGCCACTCAGAGATCCTCCTATGTTCCCAGCCCCATCTCTGTCCTCTCTACTCTCCAACAAAGGGAGGCGGTGGTTCCCATAATTCCGAGTAGAGGTGACAACTgggtcatttttttcttgatcctTGGAGTGAAAGTGAGAGTCTTTCTAAGAAGACTTGGGGATTTGAGCAGTCAGCCCACGAAGGTGGAAGTCGAGGTACAGGAGGAAGGTTTTGGACCAAAGGTGGAATATTTTGACACagttgcttttattatttaatacttcattcctttaaaacaatttcttttctgaCTGTAGTATCTGCCAGGCACTTTGTCAAGTTTTGAGAATGTAAAGACTGATTACACCTCTCATCTTTCCCCAGCTATTGCCTACAGTCAATGGGGAGTAGCTTGGTTCTGTGTGGCCAGTTAAAATGGTCTTTCTCCAAGTCCAATAACGCATGCCCGGGATTCTGAATCTCGATGCTCCTTTCTATGCTTGACTCCTTTCTCCTATGTCCACGTTTATGAggtgttaaaatgaaaatttatcttaCCCCAAagtatcttattttataattctcaaTTCAGTGGAATCATGTATCAATATCATGTGCATGTCCTTTATCAA contains these protein-coding regions:
- the AARD gene encoding alanine and arginine-rich domain-containing protein, whose amino-acid sequence is MGPGDSDRCRETISWGRPGVPGRAGLWLPPPPPARSFPGDAKSTDVQEKAPAAGPRLEDIRRRLARAFQPALQHWGSRRAREEAAAAREEQSRARVEAALARLRAELLEMHFQNHQLARTLLDLNMKVQQLKREYELEIASESQSPKDNATNPE